From one Candidatus Parcubacteria bacterium genomic stretch:
- a CDS encoding response regulator: protein MARILVVGSNPGSFRVRKWLESRGHEVEVVAGARGAYAHLADQNVDLIISGYDLGGENGLQFLRKLKMDRERRGLPFILRSGALAKEVREEIVELGGQFLREDSPSWEQTLEQKMRAMLQAPRVCRAAE from the coding sequence ATGGCTCGGATACTGGTCGTCGGGAGTAATCCCGGATCCTTCCGCGTCAGGAAGTGGCTCGAGAGTCGCGGACACGAAGTCGAGGTGGTGGCAGGTGCGCGCGGCGCCTACGCTCATCTCGCCGATCAAAACGTCGATCTGATCATTTCCGGTTACGACCTGGGAGGGGAGAATGGTCTTCAGTTCCTGCGCAAGCTCAAGATGGATCGGGAGAGAAGGGGGCTTCCTTTCATCCTCCGGAGTGGCGCCCTCGCTAAGGAGGTGAGGGAGGAGATCGTAGAATTGGGCGGGCAGTTTCTCCGCGAAGATTCACCCTCTTGGGAGCAGACGCTCGAGCAGAAGATGAGGGCGATGCTCCAAGCGCCGCGAGTGTGCAGGGCGGCGGAATAA
- a CDS encoding response regulator — MKRILVVESEKAIADLLSSLLRVRYRLLFASDAEQAAALLRSGGSADLILADQHIPKGSGYGLLCLVRDELKMPNLPFVLWGEGVDTEVHIAAQGRGASVLFKGMSGWEKRLLGQIEKDIGR; from the coding sequence ATGAAAAGGATACTCGTCGTCGAGAGCGAAAAAGCGATCGCTGATCTCTTGAGCTCGCTTCTCCGGGTCCGCTACCGGCTTCTTTTTGCCTCGGATGCAGAGCAGGCTGCTGCCTTGCTTCGGAGCGGCGGGTCGGCGGACCTCATCCTCGCTGATCAGCATATTCCCAAGGGGAGCGGCTACGGGCTCCTCTGTCTGGTCCGGGATGAGCTGAAGATGCCGAATCTTCCATTCGTCCTGTGGGGCGAGGGGGTGGATACGGAGGTCCATATAGCTGCTCAAGGCAGGGGCGCCAGCGTCCTCTTCAAGGGGATGAGCGGCTGGGAGAAGCGGCTCCTCGGGCAGATCGAAAAGGATATTGGACGCTAA
- a CDS encoding heme-binding protein: MKIFLVVLVVVILWSVWGYFSSNVEQAQYSVVKKLGGYEVREYAAHIEAQTTVEGSYDEALNKGFTIIAGYIFGGNTKKESIAMTAPVREQKQPSERIAMTAPVVAHTEGDARVIAFVMPKSYSLATLPTPNDSRVRLVEVPAKKMAVLQFSWFRSSERIQKREEQLLSMLSRDKVEVIGGPSYAGYNAPWTPPWMARNEVMVEIR; the protein is encoded by the coding sequence ATGAAAATCTTCCTTGTCGTCCTCGTTGTAGTGATTCTCTGGTCCGTCTGGGGGTATTTCTCTTCTAATGTGGAACAGGCTCAGTACTCGGTCGTTAAGAAGCTTGGTGGATATGAGGTGCGTGAATACGCCGCCCATATTGAAGCTCAAACCACGGTAGAAGGCTCGTATGATGAAGCGCTGAACAAGGGCTTTACGATAATCGCTGGGTATATTTTCGGCGGCAATACCAAAAAAGAAAGCATCGCTATGACCGCGCCGGTGCGAGAGCAAAAGCAGCCGTCGGAGAGGATAGCGATGACCGCGCCGGTCGTTGCGCACACAGAAGGGGATGCGCGCGTGATTGCGTTCGTCATGCCCAAAAGCTACTCGCTTGCGACGCTTCCGACCCCGAACGATTCCCGGGTAAGGCTCGTCGAGGTGCCAGCAAAAAAGATGGCAGTACTCCAGTTCTCCTGGTTTAGGAGCAGCGAGCGCATACAGAAAAGGGAAGAGCAGCTGCTCTCCATGCTTTCTCGCGACAAGGTGGAAGTGATAGGCGGTCCTTCGTATGCCGGGTACAACGCCCCGTGGACTCCGCCGTGGATGGCGCGCAATGAAGTGATGGTGGAGATCCGCTAG
- a CDS encoding endonuclease/exonuclease/phosphatase family protein — MSMITSESSLPSLTIASVNLWCFYEWNERSPHLLSLLKEMKPDVVFTQETQQNMEIDSRNQIEMLNAELEYPYSVFEPIEMRSEQKGKVYARPIAHGLGVLSRYPLEKEVVFLTKAEGDKETRGILICRIKIGEKTFTAVNLHFSNSDEWAEAHFRETLALLKQRKIENPILMGDFNIFNIARYKAEYGDEFVSSSERYNYISYPKDNDTLDYVLLPRLFDFESFVCRDEYVSDHRLITARIGFKE, encoded by the coding sequence ATGTCAATGATTACCTCGGAATCCTCCCTGCCTTCCCTGACTATAGCGAGCGTCAATCTCTGGTGCTTTTATGAATGGAACGAAAGGTCTCCTCACCTCCTCTCTCTTCTTAAGGAGATGAAACCGGACGTGGTCTTTACTCAGGAGACCCAGCAGAATATGGAGATAGACTCCCGTAATCAGATAGAGATGCTCAATGCCGAGCTCGAATATCCTTATTCGGTCTTTGAGCCTATAGAGATGAGGTCGGAGCAGAAAGGCAAGGTCTATGCCCGGCCAATCGCGCACGGGTTAGGTGTTCTCAGTCGCTACCCCCTAGAGAAGGAAGTGGTATTTCTGACAAAAGCCGAAGGCGACAAGGAAACAAGAGGAATTCTTATTTGCCGGATAAAGATTGGGGAGAAAACTTTCACGGCGGTTAATCTACATTTCTCGAATTCGGATGAATGGGCAGAAGCACATTTCAGAGAGACGCTCGCCCTCTTGAAGCAGAGAAAGATAGAGAATCCTATCCTTATGGGGGATTTCAACATCTTTAACATCGCGAGATACAAGGCTGAGTATGGAGATGAATTTGTGTCTTCGAGCGAACGCTATAATTACATTTCTTACCCCAAGGACAACGATACTCTTGATTATGTGCTTCTCCCTCGCTTATTTGATTTCGAATCCTTCGTTTGTCGGGATGAGTATGTTTCCGACCATCGACTGATCACGGCCCGTATTGGGTTTAAGGAATAA
- a CDS encoding M48 family metalloprotease has translation MLTFLIVVIGLGWFLSGYFGNPVILYGAVAFSFVMNFASYWYSDKIALASAGAHAVSMQTHPELWRIVENLAITAGIPMPALYVIEDPSPNAFATGRNPEHAAVAVTTGLLRILEKNELEGVIAHELSHIGNRDTLVMTVVVVLLGFVTLVSDFFFRAHLFGGSRDNDNRGNAIVMVIGIALAILAPIIATLIQLAISRKREFLADASGALLTRYPEGLASALQKISHYGRPLQRANHATAHLFIANPFGGEEEQKTGFMEKLFMTHPPVEERIKALRG, from the coding sequence ATGCTCACGTTCCTCATCGTGGTCATAGGCCTCGGCTGGTTCCTCTCGGGCTACTTCGGGAACCCCGTCATTCTCTATGGGGCTGTGGCTTTTAGTTTCGTGATGAACTTCGCGAGCTATTGGTACTCCGACAAGATTGCGCTCGCGAGCGCAGGAGCGCATGCAGTCTCTATGCAGACTCATCCCGAGCTCTGGCGGATTGTGGAGAACCTCGCCATCACCGCAGGTATCCCTATGCCGGCGCTCTATGTGATCGAGGATCCTTCTCCGAACGCTTTCGCTACTGGTCGCAATCCCGAGCACGCGGCGGTGGCAGTGACCACTGGCCTCCTGCGGATACTCGAGAAGAACGAACTTGAGGGGGTGATTGCGCACGAGCTCTCCCATATCGGTAATCGCGACACTCTGGTGATGACCGTAGTGGTAGTGCTCTTAGGCTTCGTCACGCTCGTCTCCGATTTCTTCTTCCGCGCGCATCTCTTCGGAGGTAGCCGGGATAATGACAATCGCGGGAATGCGATTGTCATGGTCATCGGCATCGCGCTCGCGATATTGGCTCCCATCATCGCCACCCTCATCCAGCTCGCCATCTCCCGTAAGCGCGAGTTCCTCGCAGATGCTTCCGGCGCGCTCCTTACCCGTTACCCGGAGGGTCTCGCTTCTGCGCTCCAGAAGATCAGTCACTATGGCCGTCCCCTCCAGAGAGCTAATCACGCTACGGCTCATCTCTTCATCGCCAATCCTTTTGGTGGGGAAGAGGAGCAGAAGACCGGCTTCATGGAGAAGCTTTTCATGACGCATCCTCCGGTAGAAGAGAGGATCAAGGCGCTACGGGGCTGA